A stretch of the Flavobacterium sp. 5 genome encodes the following:
- a CDS encoding thioesterase family protein translates to MATFSKQLSFRWSDLDPNFHLRHSAYYDFGAQHRVEILEQLGLSLRVMQTEHIGPILFREECVFRKEIKLSDPIIMQTKMAKMKADASRWSIIHEFYKEDVLCAVITVDGAWMDTKLRKLATPTPQVVIDALSIFPKTDDFINL, encoded by the coding sequence ATGGCTACATTTAGCAAACAATTATCTTTTCGTTGGTCTGATTTAGATCCCAATTTTCACTTACGCCATAGTGCCTATTATGATTTTGGAGCACAACATCGTGTTGAAATACTAGAACAATTAGGATTGTCATTAAGAGTCATGCAGACAGAACACATTGGTCCAATATTATTTAGAGAGGAATGTGTTTTTAGAAAAGAAATTAAACTCTCCGACCCTATAATAATGCAAACCAAAATGGCAAAAATGAAAGCCGATGCTTCACGTTGGTCTATAATTCATGAATTTTATAAAGAAGATGTATTGTGTGCAGTGATTACAGTGGATGGTGCTTGGATGGATACTAAACTAAGAAAGCTAGCCACTCCTACCCCTCAAGTAGTTATCGATGCTTTAAGCATTTTTCCAAAAACAGATGATTTTATAAATTTGTAA
- the katG gene encoding catalase/peroxidase HPI — MENNTNQNSTGEGKCPFSGSSPKQSAGSGTRNNDWWPNQLKLGILRQNSSLSNPMGADFDYAEAFKSLDLSAVKKDLFDLMTDSQDWWPADYGHYGPLFIRMAWHSAGTYRIADGRGGAGFGTQRFAPLNSWPDNVNLDKARLLLWPIKQKYGNKISWADLMILTGNCALESMGFKTFGFAGGRADVWEPAEDIYWGSEGKWLDDNRYSGDRELENPLAAVQMGLIYVNPEGPNGNPDPVASARDIRETFARMAMNDEETVALIAGGHTFGKTHGAADPGQYVGVEPAAAGIEEQGLGWKNTFETGSGEYTIGSGLEGAWTTTPAKWSHNYLENLFGFEWELTKSPAGAHQWKPKDGAGAGTVPDAHNASKSHAPTMLTADLALRFDTIYEPIARDFLENPDKFADAFGRAWFKLTHRDMGPIVRYLGPEVPKEELIWQDPIPAVTHTLINEQDIVALKANIIDSGLSVSQLVSTAWASASTFRGSDKRGGANGARIRLAPQKDWEVNNPAELSKVLATLEGIQSAFNASTSGDKKVSLADLIVLAGNVGVEKAAQKAGYSVNIPFTAGRGDASQEQTDVESFAVLEPEADGFRNYKKAQYTISSEEMLIDKAQLLTLTSTELTVLLGGLRVLNTNFNASKLGVFTTNPETLTNDFFVNLLDLGTTWKASSSSEEVFEGSDRKTGELKWIGSRVDLIFGSNSELRAVAEVYGCGDSKDKFIKDFVAVWAKVMNLDRFDLV, encoded by the coding sequence ATGGAAAATAACACAAATCAGAATTCTACCGGAGAAGGTAAATGTCCATTTTCGGGAAGTAGTCCAAAACAAAGTGCGGGTTCAGGCACAAGAAACAATGACTGGTGGCCTAATCAGTTAAAATTAGGGATTCTTCGTCAAAATTCATCATTGTCTAATCCTATGGGAGCCGATTTTGATTATGCAGAGGCTTTTAAAAGTCTTGATTTGAGTGCTGTTAAAAAAGATCTTTTTGATCTTATGACCGACTCACAAGATTGGTGGCCTGCTGATTATGGACACTACGGACCATTATTTATAAGAATGGCTTGGCATAGTGCTGGTACGTATCGTATTGCAGATGGTCGTGGTGGGGCAGGTTTTGGTACTCAACGTTTTGCACCTCTTAATAGTTGGCCTGATAATGTGAATCTTGATAAAGCACGTTTGTTGTTATGGCCAATAAAACAAAAATATGGAAATAAAATTTCATGGGCCGATTTGATGATTCTTACTGGAAACTGTGCTCTTGAATCGATGGGTTTTAAAACTTTTGGTTTTGCTGGAGGACGTGCAGATGTTTGGGAACCAGCAGAAGATATTTATTGGGGATCTGAAGGAAAGTGGTTGGATGACAATCGGTATTCTGGTGATCGTGAATTGGAAAATCCTTTAGCAGCTGTTCAGATGGGATTAATTTATGTAAATCCAGAAGGGCCAAATGGTAATCCAGATCCAGTAGCGTCTGCAAGAGATATACGTGAAACTTTTGCCCGAATGGCTATGAATGATGAAGAAACTGTTGCACTTATTGCTGGTGGACATACATTTGGTAAAACACATGGAGCAGCTGATCCGGGTCAGTATGTTGGTGTTGAACCAGCTGCAGCAGGTATTGAGGAGCAAGGTTTGGGATGGAAAAATACATTTGAAACAGGAAGTGGTGAATATACAATTGGTAGTGGTCTTGAAGGAGCTTGGACTACAACACCAGCAAAATGGAGTCACAACTATTTAGAAAATCTATTTGGTTTTGAATGGGAACTTACCAAAAGTCCTGCAGGAGCGCACCAATGGAAGCCAAAAGATGGTGCAGGTGCGGGTACAGTACCAGATGCTCATAATGCATCAAAAAGTCATGCACCAACAATGCTAACTGCAGATTTGGCTTTGAGGTTTGATACTATTTACGAACCTATTGCAAGAGATTTTCTTGAAAACCCTGATAAATTTGCAGATGCTTTTGGACGTGCTTGGTTCAAACTAACTCACAGAGATATGGGGCCTATTGTACGTTATCTTGGTCCAGAAGTTCCTAAAGAAGAATTAATTTGGCAAGATCCTATTCCAGCAGTTACTCATACATTAATTAACGAACAAGACATTGTTGCTTTGAAAGCAAATATAATTGATTCTGGATTGTCAGTTTCTCAATTAGTTTCGACAGCTTGGGCTTCGGCATCAACTTTTCGTGGTTCTGATAAACGTGGTGGAGCCAATGGTGCTCGTATTCGTTTAGCTCCACAAAAGGATTGGGAAGTAAATAATCCTGCAGAGTTATCTAAAGTTTTAGCAACTTTGGAAGGAATTCAAAGTGCATTTAATGCTAGTACATCGGGAGATAAAAAAGTGTCACTTGCAGATTTGATTGTTTTGGCAGGAAATGTAGGTGTTGAAAAAGCAGCTCAAAAGGCTGGTTATTCAGTCAATATCCCTTTTACCGCAGGTAGAGGAGATGCTTCACAAGAACAAACAGATGTTGAGTCTTTTGCAGTTTTAGAACCAGAAGCTGATGGATTTAGAAATTATAAGAAAGCTCAATACACAATATCTTCTGAAGAGATGTTAATTGATAAAGCGCAGTTATTGACACTGACATCTACGGAATTGACAGTACTTTTGGGAGGTTTACGTGTTCTTAATACCAACTTCAATGCCTCTAAACTTGGTGTGTTTACTACTAATCCTGAAACACTTACTAATGACTTCTTTGTGAATCTACTCGATTTAGGAACAACTTGGAAAGCTTCATCAAGTTCTGAAGAAGTGTTTGAAGGAAGTGATCGAAAAACAGGAGAATTAAAATGGATTGGATCACGTGTTGATCTTATTTTCGGTTCTAACTCAGAACTTCGTGCTGTTGCAGAGGTTTATGGATGTGGAGATTCTAAAGACAAGTTCATTAAAGATTTCGTAGCAGTTTGGGCTAAGGTTATGAATCTTGATCGTTTCGACTTGGTTTAA
- a CDS encoding iron chaperone, giving the protein MKTELISVNEYIKLFPKEVQLLLEKVRDIIISNAPNTIESISYGMQAYKTNGKPLAYFAAYKKLYWFLCNSKRTY; this is encoded by the coding sequence ATGAAAACTGAGTTAATTTCTGTTAATGAATACATTAAACTTTTCCCAAAAGAAGTTCAATTACTTTTAGAAAAAGTTCGCGACATAATTATTAGCAATGCTCCCAATACTATTGAAAGCATCTCTTATGGAATGCAAGCCTATAAAACAAACGGAAAGCCATTAGCCTATTTTGCAGCTTATAAAAAATTATATTGGTTTTTATGCAACTCCAAAAGGACATACTGA
- a CDS encoding DUF1398 domain-containing protein — protein MFTIEEIKDAHSKVKSGADFPNYIQDLIILGVKGYDTFVNDGHVQYYGVNNHNITADEKYPEIKVADFPNKELFIELLVKHQHGETDYLTFCNHSAQCGIAKWRVDIIEMTCTYFDKGENEILIEKISV, from the coding sequence ATGTTTACAATAGAAGAAATTAAAGATGCGCATTCTAAAGTAAAAAGCGGAGCCGATTTTCCAAATTACATACAAGATTTAATCATTTTGGGTGTAAAAGGATACGACACCTTTGTAAATGATGGTCATGTTCAATATTATGGAGTAAACAATCATAATATCACCGCAGATGAAAAATATCCTGAAATTAAAGTAGCCGATTTTCCAAATAAAGAGCTTTTTATTGAGCTTTTGGTAAAACATCAGCACGGCGAAACCGATTATTTGACTTTTTGTAATCATTCAGCGCAATGCGGTATTGCAAAATGGCGTGTAGATATTATCGAAATGACATGCACCTATTTTGATAAAGGCGAAAATGAAATATTAATTGAGAAAATCTCAGTTTAG
- a CDS encoding iron chaperone has translation MQLIKNYIGFYATPKGHTEFANELSKYKQDKGSVQFPINQPIPYELIERIVIFRVKENE, from the coding sequence TTGCAGCTTATAAAAAATTATATTGGTTTTTATGCAACTCCAAAAGGACATACTGAATTTGCCAACGAACTTTCGAAATATAAACAAGACAAAGGATCTGTTCAATTCCCTATAAACCAACCAATACCTTATGAACTAATTGAACGTATCGTTATCTTTAGAGTAAAAGAAAACGAATAA
- a CDS encoding dehydrogenase: MQRRNFIKTTLLFVTSTQVFSNNTFYTNLLAKSNFKYIYTNSKLRNEFSKFLKNVFNLYPENKFQKLIYDTTIHKSNDHEIYTSAQSKLDDISPSFSSIRYQLPALMNQKDEMARQTVELLKEGSVFNGYLEIGSSGRYLDYLEESVTIKGKKYYADGKEPGYAITEMIDRGQISKGATYIPLANYKTQYSKIIPPKSLDLVTIYIGFHHCPLDLRVPFISSIRDTMRVGGKLILRDHDCKTEDQKTLVALAHDVFNMGTNESWEYNHKEIRNFYSLDFICHFVEKIGFKFNHKTLFQEGDPTKNALMVFTKI, from the coding sequence ATGCAGAGAAGAAACTTTATCAAAACAACACTTTTATTTGTTACATCCACACAAGTGTTTTCAAACAATACTTTTTATACAAACTTATTAGCAAAAAGTAATTTCAAATACATTTATACAAACAGTAAATTAAGAAACGAGTTCTCAAAATTTTTAAAAAATGTCTTTAACCTATATCCAGAGAACAAATTCCAAAAACTAATTTATGATACTACAATCCATAAAAGCAACGACCACGAAATTTATACTTCAGCTCAATCAAAATTAGATGACATTTCGCCTTCATTCTCTAGCATTAGATATCAGTTGCCTGCCTTAATGAACCAAAAAGATGAAATGGCGAGACAAACTGTAGAACTATTAAAAGAAGGTTCCGTTTTTAATGGTTATTTAGAAATTGGTTCTTCTGGAAGATATCTGGATTATCTAGAAGAAAGTGTTACTATTAAAGGTAAAAAATATTATGCCGATGGCAAAGAACCCGGATACGCTATTACCGAAATGATAGACAGAGGCCAAATAAGCAAAGGCGCAACTTACATTCCTCTGGCTAATTACAAAACTCAATATTCCAAAATCATTCCGCCCAAAAGCTTAGATCTTGTTACTATTTATATTGGTTTTCATCATTGTCCATTAGACTTGCGGGTTCCTTTCATTTCATCCATACGAGATACAATGAGAGTCGGAGGCAAATTAATATTACGTGATCATGACTGCAAAACCGAAGATCAAAAAACACTAGTAGCACTTGCTCATGATGTGTTTAATATGGGTACAAATGAATCCTGGGAATACAATCATAAAGAAATTAGAAACTTTTATTCCTTAGATTTTATTTGTCATTTTGTCGAAAAAATTGGATTTAAATTCAACCACAAAACACTCTTTCAA